GAAAGCAATATTTTTGTGTAATCCATATTCTCGCTAGATGATTTcaataacttttaaataaatcttAGTTTATCGATCTCTTGTAAGATTTTCgaacaatattaattaataaaatcttacattTGCTAAAGTGATCAATcatttctcaattaatatataggagattagaataatcacataaatcaaaacaataccTCTTgttatttacaatatatttatagtaaattaattaaaataatcattttatttattttatatggtatataattatatttaaatatattaactaaatatatcgtatattttaatataaatatttattattgagaCTTCctactcatatggttttattagtattttatatttgatgtaataaaaatttaaaccattaaTCTCAAAATTTTTGATGTGATATTCTTTGAcgtaaatttcaaaattaaaatattaaagtctCAAATACTCtttcaatgcaaatttcaaaaattaacgtttttgtattttaaatggTACATAGttaatttaaacgatatatatatttttataacaccacgatatatatattatttaatatgaatatctattaaataaatattcatattaatacgattttatgatcatttatatattgttataataaaaaattaagtcattgatcaaaaaaaatcaaaggaacttttaacatttttgtaatttaaaagTCTCTTTAAGaagttaaaaattaacatataagaaacaatctaaattttttattatatggttaatgggattgtataattttttttaaataataatttttttttagtgagaaaaaatgcaaaaattgttatcaaatttttattttcataatcattaattgtcatatatatgttaatcatattaggtaaatCCAATTTTTATTGAAAGAAAGAATACACGATTCATATATTTTGCGTTAATATAATGTTCCCTAGCAATATAAAGAAAGAATACACGCTTCATATATTTAAGCTGATACATAAGACTTATTTCCATTCTAATTAAGTGATAACTTAGCAAAAATCTTTTCTAATTATTACAAACtacatgttataatttttttaaatgcttATCTATTACTATATAGGAGATTTTGCTTGCTTggattatattattattatttagttgaGATTACTTTGTTCCATACTTCTAAGGGGGGGGGGGTTCACAAAAGTTCAGTACTATTCTTTGGATCGGCTTTGATTCGTTTTTTCtattcagatttttttatccaagcctatatttttaattgtgacaaaattttaaacaaaaatgatgatggttcatattgattttgggtatgcaataatttttaaactaaagaacATTTTATTATGTATGTGAtctatttagttaatcattaaaaactGTTCTAGACacatttaagaaaaaacaatggGTTGAACTCTAAAAAATGTACCATTTAAGATTGCCAATCAGACACTTCCAAATAttcatttaatttgataaatgaatggtcTATAGTagacatattatataatatatcacTCCCTATCAACTTAATTTTGGACTTATAAAACTTTCAATTGATTCTCAAGCCGCCACATAAGCAAAATTAACATTCTAATTACGTGAAAACTCAGCATAACACTTTTAAATTAATACAAATTACatgttataactttttaaatgtttctcttttaatatacaTGGGATTAGGTGGTTTTCCACGAATTGAATCGTATGAAACGAGTTCTTAAAGTGAAGTTTATAATTACTAGGTGGTTGTTCGTGAATTTgcgaatataaatattttatgaaaatttatattatgtatAGAATGTCGTAAATGTTCCATAAATTTAATGTAAAAGTAACTGATGAacatttagtaataaaaattcttatggaattatatatataattatcaaaaattaactTCTCCAACGCATATTATGTATCTTCTTCGACTTCTTCTTATTTTCCtcgttattattttatttttttatcaaatttttgctaatgttttcctaatattttacatatttttgtcaaatatttatttctctctaaataataatacaaactaTACTATCAAGTATCAATGAACCAAAAATCAatcttataattattttcagTCATAACATTACTTTATTCactatattatttgatttagatgcaaaacattttttaataaaaattctcACATGTTCCGTTCAGTAAAATTTGTCTAATCTTcaaacctaattatttataaaagatatatgGACTGAGAACAATGCTTTTTCACTGACTGTTAGTAAAGAGACGAGAGATTGTTATCTATGAGCTGATGGCACATggtgcgttgagtaagcatatTCGGAAGAAAGATAAAGCGGTACAGTTAGATTGGATTTGTCGCCTTACTATTGCATTGGATGTGGCTACATCCACCGAGACATGAAATCCGCAAACGTTCATTTGGGAAAAGATTTACGAGCAAAGATTGCAGACTTTGGGTTTGTCAGGGCTAcaacagaagagagagagagaaccaaTAGGTACCAAGTGTGTTGGAACTCCAGGTTACATGGCACCGGAATTCATGGttatgtatttcttttttaCATCGTTTAATATCTGATTTAGCTATATTTGGTTTTTTCTTGGTAACTAACATGTGAAATGTTTGTAATTGCAGAAGGGAAAATACTTTCAAGGAAGGCAGATGTGTACAGCTTTGGAGTCAATTTGTTGGAGCTAATACGTGGTGAAAAGGCCTATGACAACAACAAAGACATATCCCAAGACTACATTGCCATGTGGTTCGAAAAGAGGAAAGAAGACTTCTGGAATTCCATTGAAGTGGACATTGACACAGACCATGACACACAACAAAGCATCAAGGAGGTAGCTGAACTAGCAGGTTCATGCTGCGGAAGCAGAGAAGAGACCAGAGATGTCCCATATTGTCAGGGTTCTTTCATCTCTGATTGAAATCAGAGATAGAAGGAACCAGGCAAGCAGCAGCGGATCTTGATATTGTTCACCCTTCCATGTATAGTTACTGTGATCATCAATGATCAGATGGATCGTCCAGGTATCACTTTCGCATAAGATTCTTTTTGGTTTGCTTATTTTTGTCTTGTAAATGCAAAGTTTGCAGCTTTATGACCTTTTGGATTTGAAAACTTTCTATGCAGAAACTGGATTTCAAGTTCCCACTATCGGCTTCGTGCGTTCACTTCATATGCTCATGGATTGGAGCGTAAATTGTGATCAAAGTCTTGAAGCTTAGTATCGATCAGACAGAACACAATTCCAGATGGTCCAAAAAATAGTTAGTTGGGTTATTATGCGGGCCGGATATTATTAATTAGCACAAGGAGAAAAATAACCGGCTTGCTGGTGATCGGGTTTACGAGTATGGATTGTTTTAGATTGGTTTTATCCAGTTTAAGATACTCAATTCAGATTGAAACAATTTGTAATCTAGGTTGATCTCAATCCGCTCTAATTAGATCTGGTTTCATTTCATCCGGCTTAAGACATGTTCTTTGTTAGGTGGTCACGAATAGGACTGAACATAGTATCTGCACCGAAAACCAATCTGGAACTGATCCGAAATATAGGGTATCGAACCCAATTGTATCATTACCTAGATATCTAAAagttttttacaaaacaaaataaaaacgaaatcGAACCTGCTCCACACCAAGaaccatatatattatttgtaattatacTTATACTAATAGTAATAcctgaaatttaaattatatataaaatattttagttattgtgcTTATTCACGGATAAAAAGgatgttttaaataaaaaatactcaaATAACATTGTATCTATGAATATTTTTGGACAAAAAATAACCAATttgaaccatatatatatatatattatatattgaatatttttgtttttagttaattttagatAAGATTAAATAGtttagatataaaatacataaataacaaattaaGTACTTTGGTTACTTCGGTTAAAATCCGAATCCATCCCAATTTGGGAAGACTCGACTCGAATCTGATTTGTTTTTTGTAATACCCGAATgagattatttttcaaaaactaaaaataatatttaaattggTTATATTCATATCCGAAAGAACATCTGAACGTTCGTATAATCACGAAGATTGAGACTTCAAAAAAACAGGCATCTTTAGAACTGTTTGTAGCTGTTGGATTTGCACCACCGTATAGATTACTATCATAGTCAATACAAACATCaacataattaaattttcatcAGTATAATAGTTATAgaaaaacaaatcttttta
The sequence above is drawn from the Raphanus sativus cultivar WK10039 unplaced genomic scaffold, ASM80110v3 Scaffold3242, whole genome shotgun sequence genome and encodes:
- the LOC108815417 gene encoding receptor protein kinase TMK1-like — protein: MKSANVHLGKDLRAKIADFGFVRATTEERERTNRYQVCWNSRLHGTGIHEGKILSRKADVYSFGVNLLELIRGEKAYDNNKDISQDYIAMWFEKRKEDFWNSIEVDIDTDHDTQQSIKEVAELAEIEGTRQAAADLDIVHPSMYSYCDHQ